One segment of Oncorhynchus clarkii lewisi isolate Uvic-CL-2024 unplaced genomic scaffold, UVic_Ocla_1.0 unplaced_contig_4452_pilon_pilon, whole genome shotgun sequence DNA contains the following:
- the LOC139402020 gene encoding kelch-like ECH-associated protein 1B translates to MSNECPTECKAVVTPSTRNGHRVFSYTLESHTAAAFAIMNELRLDGQLCDVTLRVCYNDLEAVDFVAHKVVLASSSPVFRAMFTNGLKECGMEVVPIEGIHPRVMGRLIEFAYTASISVGEKCVIHVMNGAVMYQIDSVVKACCDFLVTQLDPSNAIGIASFAEQISCTELHQKAREYIYMNFSQVATQEEFFNLSQCQLVTLISRDELNVRCESVVFQACVAWVRYDRENRRPYVQALLQAVRCHSLTPHFLQAQLQSLEWDDQCKDYLAQIFQDLTLHKPTKVISCRTPKVPQLIYTAGGYFRQSLSYLEAYNPCTGAWLRLADLQVPRSGLAAVVISGLFYAVGGRNNAPDGNMDSNTLDCYNPMNNCWLPCAPMSVPRNRIGVGVIDGMIYAVGGSHGCIHHNSVERYDPDRDQWHLVAPMLTRRIGVGVAVINRLLYAVGGFDGTHRLSSSECYNPERDEWKSMAAMNTVRSGAGVCALGNRIYVMGGYDGTNQLNTVERYDVETDTWSFAASMRHRRSALGVTAHHGKIYVLGGYDGNTFLDSVECYDPETDTWSEVTRMMSGRSGVGVAVTMEPCQKDLAQCLKHERTEVTGGCEGVSLGCSGTGGDSGSHHNSRHGAFGKGT, encoded by the exons ATGTCTAATGAGTGCCCGACGGAGTGCAAGGCGGTGGTGACGCCGTCGACGCGCAACGGCCACCGCGTCTTCAGCTACACGCTGGAGAGCCACACGGCGGCCGCCTTCGCCATCATGAACGAGCTACGGCTGGACGGCCAGCTGTGCGATGTGACGCTTCGTGTGTGCTACAACGACCTGGAGGCCGTGGACTTCGTGGCACACAAG GTGGTGCTGGCATCGTCCTCTCCGGTCTTCAGAGCCATGTTCACCAACGGCCTGAAGGAGTGTGGGATGGAGGTGGTGCCCATCGAGGGCATACACCCCCGG gtgatgGGCAGGCTGATAGAGTTTGCCTACACGGCCAGCATCTCTGTTGGGGAGAAGTGTGTGATCCACGTCATGAACGGCGCCGTCATGTACCAGATCGACAGCGTGGTTAAGGCCTGCTGCGACTTCCTGGTTACGCAGCTGGACCCTAGCAACGCCATCGGCATAGCCAGCTTCGCCGAGCAGATCAGCTGCACGGAGCTCCATCAGAAAGCTCGGGAATATATCTACATGAACTTCAGCCAG GTGGCGACCCAGGAGGAGTTCTTCAACCTCTCCCAATGCCAGCTGGTCACTCTCATCAGCCGCGACGAACTCAACGTGCGCTGTGAGTCGGTGGTCTTTCAGGCTTGTGTGGCGTGGGTCCGGTACGACCGGGAGAACCGGCGGCCCTACGTCCAGGCCCTGCTCCAGGCCGTGCGGTGCCACTCCCTCACCCCACACTTCCTCCAAGCCCAGCTGCAGTCTCTGGAGTGGGACGACCAGTGTAAAGACTACCTGGCTCAGATCTTCCAGGACCTCACCCTCCACAAGCCCACCAAG GTGATCTCGTGCCGCACGCCCAAAGTGCCCCAGCTCATCTACACGGCAGGGGGATACTTCCGTCAGTCCCTGTCCTATCTGGAAGCCTACAACCCCTGTACTGGGGCCTGGCTGAGGCTAGCTGACCTTCAGGTCCCCCGGAGTGGCCTGGCTGCCGTGGTCATCTCTGGGCTGTTCTACGCTGTCGGAGGAAGGAACAACGCTCCTGACGGGAATATGGACTCCAACACGTTGGATTGTTATAATCCCATGAACAACTGCTGGTTGCCTTGTGCTCCCATGAGTGTACCCAGGAACAGGATAGGAGTGGGGGTGATTGACGGGATGATCTATGCTGTCGGAGGGTCGCATGGATGTATTCATCATAACAGCGTGGAGAG gtATGACCCAGACAGGGACCAGTGGCACCTGGTGGCCCCCATGTTGACACGGCGTATCGGGGTGGGCGTGGCGGTCATCAACCGGCTGCTGTACGCGGTGGGCGGGTTCGACGGCACACaccgcctctcctcctcagagTGTTATAACCCAGAGAGGGATGAGTGGAAGAGCATGGCTGCCATGAACACTGTGCGCTCTGGGGCAG GTGTATGTGCGCTGGGGAACCGTATCTACGTGATGGGGGGCTACGACGGCACCAACCAGCTGAACACAGTGGAGCGCTACGACGTTGAGACTGACACCTGGAGCTTTGCAGCCTCCATGAGGCACCGGCGCTCCGCCCTGGGGGTCACCGCGCACCATGGGAAGATCTATGTACTGG GAGGTTATGACGGGAACACGTTCCTGGACAGCGTGGAGTGTTATGACCCGGAGACGGACACGTGGTCGGAGGTGACCCGCATGATGTCGGGCCGCAGTGGCGTGGGCGTGGCCGTTACCATGGAGCCCTGCCAAAAGGACCTGGCCCAGTGTCTGAAGCATGAGAGGACGGAGGTCACTGGCGGTTGTGAGGGTGTTAGTTTGGGGTGTTCAGGGACAGGAGGGGACTCTGGATCGCACCATAACTCCAGACACGGTGCCTTCGGCAAGGGGACTTGA